AATGTACGCAGCGGTGGAATCGCAACGCCATCAAGCCCTTTGACGAAATCACGACCGGGTTGATAACAGAACACCAACCCATCGGGAGCGCAGCCGTGCAGCAAGCCCAGCGTGACCGCCGAAAACATCGGGTGCGATAAACTGCCCTGCCCTTCGATCAACAAAACGTCATGGTTCTGATGGTCCAGCGTCAAACGTTCGGCCGCACCGTTGACGAAGTCGGCGACGACGCAATCGATGGGAATTCCTGTGCCGGCAATCATGATCCCGGTTTGTCCGGTTGCCGCAAAGCCGGCGTCCACCCCTCGACGTTGAAGGCCGTTTTGGATTTCCAAACAGGTCACCATTTTTCCCAGACTGCAATCATTCCCAATGGCATGGATGCGCAGACAGTTTCGGTCAAACGCGGCACAGCTGGCGACCGATCTAAAATCGTTCTTGCGAACGTCAATCAAACGGCTGCCTGATCTTTCGGCCGCATCCACCCATTCGGGACGGTTGCATAGAAATTCATGCAAGCCCGAGACGACGTCGATGCCGCGATCGATGGCGGCGTCAATCAGGTCGTCCCAACGTGGCGGTAATTTGCCGCCCGGTGGCGCAATTCCCACGAAAACGGCATCGATGTCGTGATGGTCGATCGTTCCAAGTACGGGGATCCCGTCGCACACCGGCGAATCGATTCCCAGAACCGTCCCGGCGTCAGATCCCGTATGATCGCGATCGATCAACGCGACCACGTTATCGCCACGGTACCGCAAAAGATTGATCGCGGTCTTTGCCAAGAAAGGCGTCGAAAATCCGTCGGTCAACAGTGCGATGCGTTGGTATTTGCGAAGGTCCATCGTTGCCGTCGAATGAATGTTCGGACGCTGGGAACAAGAGTTGTTGGTCAAAGGATCGCGACGGAATTTGGCGTCACCAAAAGCTACGATTGGGCCACGCCTTCCTTGATCAGGTTGATCAAGTCTTGGGTGTTCAGCTTGGCAGCCCCATCGGTACCGTCCAACACACCGGCGACCAGTTCGCGTTTGTCGGCGTGCATCTGCAGAATTTGTTCTTCGATGGTCCCCTGGGCGACCAGACGATAGACCGTCACCGGGCGTTCTTGGCCGATTCGGTGCGCCCGGTCGGTCGCCTGGTCTTCCACCGCCGGGTTCCACCACGGATCCAGATGGAAAACGTAATCAGCCGCGGTCAGGTTCAGTCCCGTCCCGCCGGCTTTCAGCGAAATCAGGAACAGGTCGCCTTCACCATTTTGGAAAGCATCCACCCGGCGTTGACGTTCTTTGGCAGGAGTGCTGCCGTCCAAGTACTGATAGGCAATGCCTTGCTGGTCCAATTCTTTGCGAACCACATCCAAGTGCTTGACGAACTGGCTGAACACCAAAGCCCTATGGTCTTCGTCACGCAATTCGTTGATCAATTCCATCATTAGGCTCAACTTTGCTGAACCCTTTTTCCACGAGCGATCGACCAACTGGGGATGGCAGGAAAGCTGACGTAACTTGGTCAACCAAGCGAGCGTGCGAATCCGGCGATCGCCTTCGCCTTTTTCCGCAATCGCGGCACCGGACAATTCCGCGACCGCGGCCATCCGGGCTTCCTCG
The DNA window shown above is from Crateriforma spongiae and carries:
- a CDS encoding DUF1611 domain-containing protein, which codes for MDLRKYQRIALLTDGFSTPFLAKTAINLLRYRGDNVVALIDRDHTGSDAGTVLGIDSPVCDGIPVLGTIDHHDIDAVFVGIAPPGGKLPPRWDDLIDAAIDRGIDVVSGLHEFLCNRPEWVDAAERSGSRLIDVRKNDFRSVASCAAFDRNCLRIHAIGNDCSLGKMVTCLEIQNGLQRRGVDAGFAATGQTGIMIAGTGIPIDCVVADFVNGAAERLTLDHQNHDVLLIEGQGSLSHPMFSAVTLGLLHGCAPDGLVFCYQPGRDFVKGLDGVAIPPLRTLINLSVAMANLRHPCRIIGIAANTSLLSDAEAESEMQRAYEEFGFPVCDVYRNGPEVLVDAVIRLKQEQQA